The stretch of DNA TGCTGTGTGTGCATATAGCTAGCGTAGTTCACGAGTACTCTCCGAGAATATAAGCTAGTGCATGCATACTATATATACTTTTGTCTATAATGTAATATTAGGTTGTTTATAGTCATATTCAATACAATCAATCTTGTTTTGAAGAAAAGAAATCTCTCTATTTATGTGCTACAAGAGAGGTAGAAAATAAGAGGGGGCGAAAACATTAACCAAATTAACTGGAGAAGAAGAGATAAACATATACTTGCACCAGACGATTTTGATATTTGTGAACATAAGCTAATTAGAGCTGAATATCAACAtaattttgaagttttaaaaacAAAGCGGGGAGAAAATCCGCTAGTTGGTCGAGAAAACAATTAGACGAAGTATCTGTGGTATATAGCTTGCCACGTTTACCGTGCTCATGCGTGGATCAGATTAATTAGTACCCGTCTGTTGCGAAACCCCTTGTTAGCTGAGCTGGGCCGGGGCCGGCCTGGGAGACACAATCCATCCCTGACATGACGCTTCATGCATGACAGAAACTTTACAAGACAACACATATCCTGCACAAGGAACACGCAGATGCAGGCAACAAACTCTACTTGGTCCACAGCAGTTGCGTCAATCGGCAGAGAGATTTCTCTTGGTCTCATCCATTATAACTCAGTCATCAGgctaattaacctagagctcaGCGTTTTGGCCATTTAGGTGGTGTTTAAGATAAATTAAGATGAATATAAAATCAAGGCATGTAAAACTAAAAACCATTAattaagatttaattattataaacttaaaaataaatttatttaatatagTACTGCATAgaattcttttttataaaaaatgctGCTTGCTAGCTTAAAAACGCGCTAACGAAATCGAGATAAAATCTACTACTATATCTTAACTACTCACTTCgtttcaaaaatataagaatataaaATCAGATAATTTCTAATATTACGAATATGGAAATATACCATTcgtagttttttatattttgaaatggaggtatTATATTTTATGATGAAGGTAGTAGCTACAGTAGAAAAGAACGAGTGCATTAACGAATCGATCGTGGCCACTCCAGCAGCCGGCCGTATCCTGCCTACTTCCGAGAAAGCAAGTCAAGCCACAGAGACAGCAGAAACAAATCAAGATCGAGACGAGACAGATAGTAGTATTTGCACACCATCAACAAGGCCTGTTTATTAGTTagtgaaatgaaaatttataGGTGTCACATTAAAATGTTTGACTGAATGTCAGAAGGGATTTTCgcacacgaataaaaaaaaactaatttcataactcgtctggaaaccgcgagacgaatcttttgaacctaattaagcAATCATTagtatatgtgggttactgtagtacttatggctaatcatagactaattagattcaaaagattcgtctcgcgatttacatgtaaactgtataattagtttttctttttatttatatttaatacttcatacatatatttaaagatttgatgtgatgtttttgaaaagtattttaaactaaacagggccaaaaaaaatcaattacggCTAGTTGCTATAAgagctactactagtacacaGTAGTACTACGATTGACAGAGACGCGACGGAGGAATCGATATCTCCCAATCGTTGACACCGAAAGTATAGCACGTAAAAAGCGATCGAGAGAGATGATCATATTATCGGTTGATCGAGTGAGTCGGCCGGCCGGTTTAGTCTCATATCTTAATTATTATAATTGcgatgtgggtcccacttcgGTGATCACGACGGGAACCTGTCGCACACATTTGCCGTGACGtcgtctcgatcgatcgatctctcgctGCCTGCCTCCTATTATTGTTGTTTGGGTATAGTATAGCATCTTAATTATCCTAGCTACAAAAGGTTTAGTGTGCTCTTTTTCAAGCCTTTTTGGACTAATTAAGTACTGAGAACCGGTACATGTGCAGTGTATCACTATATTGTTGCTGACgagcaccacgttcgctgtgggggctagaaattcttacattaatcggagaaaaaaaaaagaagagtccaagtacaaatacaatttaaaaatagctgaaattcggaattacaaataagcaatattgaaagaagagttcgtataagaatccaatacgcgattaattaaaattcggaataaaaataaaataaaatcagaaattagaaaaagaagagtccatataggaatacaatctaGAAATAACTgtaattcggaattaaaaataaggaatattaaatgaagagtccatataaaaatccaatacgagattaactaaaatttggaataaaaataaaataaaatctgaaattggataaataaaaaagaaagttcGAGTAGGATGAAACaactataaaattgaaaataaaaaacattaaaaaattaattcatATAAGACATAATAAGATATtaactaaaattctaaataaaaattaaaataaattccaaaaatagaaaaagaaaaataatagttcaactaggaatacagtttataaataacttaaattcgtcataaaaaataaaaactattgaAATAAGAGACCATCTAGAACATATGACGAGATTAACTAACATTTgtaataacaaaataataaattctgtaaatataaaaataattataagagttcaagtagaaatataatttataaataaaaatattggaatgaaaaatatggacTTCTAAAGAAAACTCCATCTAGAACACAAATGATGacaaataacaataaagaggggGAGAAGCAACAGGTTTATAAAGAAGTAGAATGGTGGCGGTTGATAGGACATCTATAAACTATTAACAAAACCtcaaatagaatcccaatgacgattaaaaggagggatgaCGGATGGGCCGTTAAGCAGCCCAGTCATGGCGGTTGGTgggacttatagaaagtaaaatatgaaccaaaataataattatgttcgatttttaaaatcctaatgacaataaagagaagaggtaGTGGACAGACCGAAGAGAAGTATGGTGACAGGGTTTGACatgacttctaaaaattataaaaagatgACAAATGACAACAAATATAGGAGAATCAACATGTATGTAAAGGattagagtggtggcggttgatggaatatctaaaaactataaacaaaaccccaaatagaatcccaatgatgattaaaaggagggacgatgGACGGGTCATTAAGCAGCATGGTTACAAcggttggtgggacttctaaaaagtaaaaataaaaataaaccccaatgataatcatgtttgaattttaaaatctcggagacaataaagagggggcagcgggtgagctGTACATGAGTACAGTGGTAAAGTCCTTGATAGTTTggtggaacttctagaaagtaaaaaaaaaaatctaaatggtAATTacgtttgatttttaaaatcccaatgaaaataaagagaagaggcAGTGGATTGACCATAGAGTAGTATGGTGGTAGcatttgacgagacttctaaaaattataaaaacaaaacccaaacgagccaataaactctaaaaactataaggtctaATTTTTAGAGGTTTTAGGGAGAACAAATAGAAGTAGTggtagatcaagcaagcaaataaatgaGGGGTGACAAAATATTTAGGAGTAGCAACTGAcataactttaaaaaaaatataaaattagaaacatagggatgataaggtttggttttTCAAAGTACAACGAGATATCTATTAACAAAATTCTAAGTaaaactatattaaaaaatagataattttatatcggtgctagccgcgcaattgcgcgggccacccagctagttttaaTTATCCTAGCTACAAAAGGTTTAGTGTGCTCTTTTTCAAGCCTTTTTGGACTAATTAAGTACTGAGAACCGGTACATGTGCAGTGTATCACTGTATTGTTGCTGACGAGCTCTATCTTTAACACGCTTGCGTATGTGTAGTAGCATGCAGTCGATCGATATAGTAGTACCAGTataggagtaggagtagtatatatgatgatataaATAAGAAAGCTTATCACCTGTTCTGTTGGTTAAGTGCAAAATGATTAGATCTTTGTGGGCTTTTGCAACAGTCAGTAAGTGCAAAATGATATAAACGAGTGCTAAACTGCTAATGGGCCGTAGTATGTCGGATGTGAAAAAGCCCATGGGCTAATAACATTCAGTGATAGGTCCAAAATTGCAGTATAAACACTACACGAGCTCTTATGCTCTTTTCCATATCCGTGCGTGGCTTTTTGAGTACTACTAGCTCCTTCGCGCCGAAACCAAACCGCTGCCGCCGACTCCGTGCGGCGTGGGGTGAAGGTTGCCACGGTGCCGGTGCCTGTGCGGCGGGGGTGCCTGTGTTCGGGTGGCGCTCGCGGccaggtccgccgccgccgtaggccCCATTGCCGGAAGGCAGGGGGGAGAGCGCCGACGCTGGCTCCCATGCACGCGGCGCCCATGCGGTAGGGGACGGATGGCGGCCCTCTCGCGCcgtggggaggagaagaggggataAATGCGGTTGTTTTTCGGAAAAACCCTTGTGTTTTTCATGTTTATAGAGCAACCCTTAGAAGCAGAATTTTCCATTCTCAGTGTTGTATTTCTGAGAAAAATGAGGGGTTTTCCGTATAAGACGCAACGGGTGTCAGTCGGTGGGAGGACGTGCACCGCTATTCCGTTCAAACacaatgagttttttttttcataaacacCACCATGCGTCATTTACTCCGAGAAATAAAATGATCAGGGTGTGCGTGGCGCACATGCAAGGCGAGACCGACACAACCAGTGTGGGAaaccagacaaaaaaaaataaatcatgtcACCCAATCGAGAAGGTTCCGCGCCTGCAAACTACATGGCACAACCAccgaggagaaaaaagaaagacaaaaataGAGCCCTATGGGGCTTTACTATCTTATTATTCTATGTACTCATCCTTAAGGCCTTTGTTCGATATACCtgaattactatatttttttcgcAACACGCAAAACGGGAACAACAATTAACGCATGGTTAATTGAGTATTACTCACGCCGTCTCAATATATAGTAACCTATGACTGGATAGGACACATCCTATTACAAGGATATATTCCATGTAGTCATATAGTGCTATATATTTGGATGAATGAAGTAactattacaaaatttaaaatagatttatttgatttttttaaaagaaatttctataataatttttttaaaaaaatctattccaaaatataaggcacaattACCACTAACACAAataccaaaaaataattttatcatCTTCATATTTGGATCATATAATGCATGCACCCAATGATATTAGAAATCTTGAGGAAGAAGGACTAAAAAACGAATTTAGATGAGGAGGTGctagttgcatgcatgcatgattaccctatattatgaaacataaaaaaaaaaaggtaattgcACAACGAATGAAGTATCTTTAGTAGATCGAGAAGCATGGTTATGGAAAACAAGGTAATAGCCCAACCAGGAAGTTGATTTAAACTCAACCTTTCTACCAACAACTCCTTTaaagaaaaatgatttcaaaGGAGAAAATGGTGTGTTCAGAGAACTAAGATTTATATCCAGTTGAGTTGTGTGTGAGGATGTAACCGTAGAAGCCCGTTTcccattgtatttttttagcTCAAGGATTAATTACCTCCTTGTAATTGTTTAACGTTTATTTCGCTTGTAATATTCAATTGTCACTTTGTAATTTTAATTTAACAGAATCGAACATTTTCAAGTAAATGGTTTATTTTCTCTAAAAATTCTTGTAACTTAAACGGGACAGACGATTAATAAACATCTTAGCTGAACAATTACATAACAAATTAATACTccttcaattttaaaataattatcaGTTTTAACTTTGAGTTGTTAAgaatttgaccaataatattttaaaatattattagatAATAGAGTTGTATATAATCGGATTTAATAAACCGAATGTGCTTTAATATAACACCATACATTTCAACATATTCAATTTGACGTTGGTGGGAAAAAGTAACGGTCAAAGTTCATCTAGCCCGTTTAAAACCGgaaataagggtgtgtttagttcacgccaaaattaaaagtttgtttaaaattagaacgatgtgacggaaaagttaaaagtttgtatgtgtagaaaagttttgatgtgatgaaaaagttaaaagtttaaagaaatatttttgaaataaactCGGCCTAAGTATTCGGAATAGAGAAGTGACAACAACGCTAGCCCAGGCATCTTTCGAACAATGAAAGTCAAGAGAAATACCCAAAAACATATGTTGCAATCAAACAAAACTTTGCAGGCCTAGAACATTAATAAAAACTCTCTTGATTTCTCCCACCCGACTCCACCATTAATCAATTGCTTACTACACTAATCAAGTATAAATTAACACAAACAAAATGCTAGCTATACCAACAATTTGTATGTCTTAATCGCATGCAATAATATGTTTGCTTGTGCACTattggagaaaccatctttgcttgGTTGGCTAAAAACCACAATATTTTCGGTTTGAAtagaaaccgggactatagatgatttttttttctcggtttaAAACTCTATCGGCTCTAAATGatctttttagtcccggttgatgttaccgtgtatcgatcaatcaatcagaTCACCTCAACCTCGTCAATTTCCAGTTCCTCCTGTCCAGCGGCTCGCTGCTGCCGGCGGTGACGTCGTCCAGGTCGGTCGTCGTCGTGATCTCGTCGCTGCTGCCGGCCACCGTCACCGCCACGGGGACGATCTCCTTGGtgcgcctctcgccgccgctgaACCTGAGCATGTCGACCACCTCGGCCATCGCCGGGCGGCTCTCGGCGCTGCTCTGCGTGCACAGCATGGCCGTCTCCACCACGGCGCGGAGCTGCGCGGCGTCGAAGCGCCCGGCGAGCCTCGGGTCGGCGAGGCGCTCCCACCTGCGGCGCTCCGCCAGCGGCGCCGCCCACTGCACGATCTCGCGCTTGACGCCGCCGGGGAGCTTCTCCAGCGGGCGGCGCGCGCTGACGAGCTCCAGCAGGAGgacgccgaagctgtagacGTCGCAGCTCTCGGAGACCTTCCCCCACATGGCGTACTCCGGCGCCAGGTACCCGAGCGTCCCCTTCACCCGCGTCGTCAGGTGCGACACGCCGTCCGGGATCAGCTTCGCGAACCCGAAGTCGGCCACCTTGGGCACGAACTCCGCGTCGAGCAGCACGTTGCTCGCcttgatgtcgcggtggatGATGTGCGGGCTCGCCTCATGGTGCAAGTACCTGCAATGCCAATGGATAGTAGgttaatcaatcaacctcagtgaTGCTCTATCATGGCGCGCCGGCCGTGGACGACTCACGAGAGGCcttcggcggcgccgacggcgatggcgacgcggcgGGGCCACTCGAGGGGGAcgtggtggtgggaggagggGGTGCCGCGGTGAGGGTGCAGGTGGGTGAGGAGGCTGTGGTTGGGCATGTAGTCATAGACGATGaggcgctcgtcgccgccggcgtagAAGCCGCGGAGGCTCAGCAGGTTCCTGTGGCGGACGCGGCCGAGGATCTCCACCTCCACGGCGAACTCCATCTCCGCCTTGGCCGTCATCGCCTTCAGCCGCTTCACCGCAATCTGAACAAGATAGAACTATCGATCAATTCGCCTCAATCCATGAACACACACCTCGGCCAtctttcctgctctatcaataaaacttcgcaccgtctagtgcgagtcgttaaaaaaaagaaaagaacaccgcGGCCATCGAcctgccggcgtcggcggcgatgatCCAACCCACCTCGACGCCTTTGGAGGTGCGTCCCCAGTAGACGGTGCCGAAGCCGCCCTCGCCGAGCTTGTTGCTCTCGCTG from Oryza glaberrima unplaced genomic scaffold, OglaRS2 ChrUN-Ctg54, whole genome shotgun sequence encodes:
- the LOC127759584 gene encoding PTI1-like tyrosine-protein kinase At3g15890 produces the protein MINRCFCCVTGGDSDPEPAATSSRRRTNPARASKNRTSVDYPWETYTLKELLQATGNFSESNKLGEGGFGTVYWGRTSKGVEIAVKRLKAMTAKAEMEFAVEVEILGRVRHRNLLSLRGFYAGGDERLIVYDYMPNHSLLTHLHPHRGTPSSHHHVPLEWPRRVAIAVGAAEGLSYLHHEASPHIIHRDIKASNVLLDAEFVPKVADFGFAKLIPDGVSHLTTRVKGTLGYLAPEYAMWGKVSESCDVYSFGVLLLELVSARRPLEKLPGGVKREIVQWAAPLAERRRWERLADPRLAGRFDAAQLRAVVETAMLCTQSSAESRPAMAEVVDMLRFSGGERRTKEIVPVAVTVAGSSDEITTTTDLDDVTAGSSEPLDRRNWKLTRLR